A section of the Candidatus Paceibacterota bacterium genome encodes:
- the gyrB gene encoding DNA topoisomerase (ATP-hydrolyzing) subunit B, with the protein MPAKTGSYNASSITVLEGLEAVRKRPGMYIGSTGERGLHHLVYEVVDNSVDEALAGFCTDVNVTLMSDGSLQVVDNGRGIPVDIHPVEKKPALEVVMTVLHAGGKFGDGGYSVSGGLHGVGISVVNALSTDLSVRVYRDGFIWSQDYKLGVPTAPVSKGEETSKTGTTVRFWPSEDIFETTDFSFEILSARLREMAFLNSGLTITLADERPGHVDEKGDPLFVRYHYENGITDFVRHLNSTRGQIHKSIIAFTAEDKTSKMSLEISMQWNAGFSESVYTFANTINTQEGGTHEEGFRTALTSIVNKFGEEWGFIRKREDRLTGEDVREGLTAIVSIKLTDPQFEGQTKTKLGNTNVKSFTQKAINEELTAWFEQNPSEGKDILRKSIDAAAARVAARKARDLSRNRKGLLEGRGMPGKLADCQWTEPEKCELYIVEGDSAGGSTKGGRDSRYQAVLPIRGKILNVEKSRIDRVLQNNEVQSLITALGTGVHDDFDIAKLRYHKIILMADADVDGQHIRTLLLTLLFRFMRPLIEQGFVYLAQPPLYKLKWGGKEPVQYAFSDRERDGFIKLGVDTGKRLPKEDGIQRFKGLGEMPAKELWDTTMDPHHRVLIKVGLEDAAAADDLFSVLMGEDVEQRRNFIQRNAKDVRFLDI; encoded by the coding sequence GTGCCGGCTAAGACAGGCAGTTACAACGCTAGTTCCATCACAGTTCTCGAGGGGCTCGAGGCCGTCCGCAAGCGCCCCGGCATGTATATCGGCTCCACCGGCGAGCGTGGTCTGCACCACCTGGTTTATGAGGTCGTAGATAACTCAGTAGATGAGGCCTTGGCCGGCTTCTGCACCGACGTCAACGTCACCCTTATGAGCGATGGAAGTCTGCAGGTCGTTGATAACGGACGAGGTATTCCGGTCGACATCCACCCGGTCGAAAAGAAACCTGCCCTCGAAGTTGTTATGACTGTGCTCCACGCTGGCGGGAAATTCGGCGATGGTGGGTATTCTGTTTCTGGTGGATTGCACGGAGTTGGAATCTCTGTCGTTAACGCACTCAGTACCGATCTTTCCGTCCGGGTATATCGCGACGGTTTTATATGGAGTCAAGATTACAAACTAGGTGTCCCAACCGCTCCTGTTTCAAAAGGCGAAGAAACCTCCAAGACTGGTACCACGGTTCGCTTCTGGCCGTCAGAGGATATTTTTGAGACCACAGACTTCTCCTTCGAAATTCTCTCCGCTCGCCTCCGCGAGATGGCCTTTTTAAATAGCGGTTTAACCATAACCCTTGCCGATGAGCGGCCTGGCCATGTCGACGAAAAAGGCGACCCACTCTTTGTTCGCTATCACTACGAAAATGGAATCACGGATTTCGTACGGCATTTAAATTCGACCCGTGGCCAGATTCACAAATCCATCATTGCTTTTACTGCTGAAGACAAAACCAGCAAGATGTCACTGGAAATCTCAATGCAGTGGAATGCCGGTTTCTCTGAATCTGTCTACACCTTCGCCAACACCATCAATACACAAGAGGGTGGAACACACGAAGAAGGCTTTAGAACTGCTCTCACTTCAATAGTGAATAAATTTGGCGAAGAATGGGGCTTCATCCGCAAACGAGAAGATCGCCTCACTGGCGAAGATGTCCGCGAGGGATTGACCGCAATTGTTTCCATCAAACTTACAGATCCTCAATTTGAAGGCCAGACAAAAACTAAACTCGGAAATACAAACGTAAAATCTTTCACGCAGAAGGCGATCAACGAAGAACTCACGGCATGGTTCGAACAGAACCCAAGTGAAGGAAAAGACATCCTACGAAAAAGTATTGATGCAGCGGCAGCACGCGTTGCAGCAAGAAAGGCCCGCGACCTTTCACGTAATCGAAAAGGCTTGCTCGAGGGTCGTGGTATGCCGGGAAAATTGGCAGATTGTCAGTGGACAGAGCCTGAAAAGTGCGAACTTTATATTGTCGAGGGTGATTCAGCTGGTGGATCGACTAAAGGTGGGCGCGATTCTAGATATCAGGCAGTTCTCCCCATCCGAGGGAAAATTCTTAACGTTGAGAAGTCGCGCATCGATCGGGTTTTGCAAAATAATGAAGTCCAGTCACTCATTACTGCATTAGGTACGGGTGTTCATGATGATTTCGATATCGCTAAATTGCGCTACCACAAGATTATTTTGATGGCCGATGCTGACGTTGATGGACAGCACATTCGCACACTCTTACTTACTTTACTCTTTAGATTTATGCGCCCCCTTATCGAACAAGGATTTGTCTACCTTGCTCAGCCACCTCTGTATAAATTGAAATGGGGCGGTAAAGAACCAGTGCAGTACGCCTTCTCAGATCGCGAGCGCGATGGATTTATCAAACTTGGAGTAGACACCGGAAAACGTCTCCCTAAGGAAGACGGAATCCAACGCTTTAAAGGTCTGGGTGAGATGCCAGCAAAAGAACTCTGGGATACAACCATGGATCCACATCACCGCGTTTTGATTAAAGTCGGTCTTGAGGATGCCGCCGCTGCCGACGACCTATTCTCTGTGCTTATGGGAGAAGACGTCGAACAGCGCCGCAACTTTATCCAGCGAAACGCCAAAGACGTTCGCTTCCTAGATATCTAA
- a CDS encoding DciA family protein: MAKRDLALDLFKSFKTGQTNKKIRKKEIRESTGTTTDPQLLKDLLSNLIKERNWDTGIAEGTLFSTWEEIVGNEISLHANPISLLDGVLTIQSASTAWATQLRLIGPDLLERIQRSAPGALVESITVIGPHGPSWKKGIRTIRGARGPRDTYG; this comes from the coding sequence ATGGCAAAACGCGATCTTGCCTTAGATCTTTTCAAGTCTTTTAAAACCGGCCAAACAAATAAAAAAATACGTAAAAAAGAAATACGAGAGAGCACAGGCACAACAACCGACCCACAATTATTAAAAGACCTTTTAAGTAACCTCATTAAAGAACGGAATTGGGATACAGGGATTGCGGAGGGCACTCTCTTCTCCACATGGGAAGAGATTGTCGGAAATGAGATTTCACTCCACGCCAATCCAATCTCTCTTTTAGATGGGGTTTTAACAATCCAATCCGCTTCGACAGCCTGGGCTACTCAACTTCGCCTTATTGGACCCGACCTCTTAGAGAGAATTCAGCGCAGCGCCCCCGGCGCTCTTGTGGAATCCATAACCGTGATTGGCCCCCACGGGCCTTCCTGGAAAAAAGGAATTCGGACAATCCGCGGTGCTCGTGGACCCAGGGACACCTACGGTTAA
- the recF gene encoding DNA replication/repair protein RecF, which yields MRINHLSLKDFRSYSQLDLNLNPGATTFIGDNGSGKTNIAEAIIYLSFLTSPRVSHNQPLIRLGSNQAIIRAEIEREERKLQVDLEINVQKANRARLNQNPVRSQREILGACQSVYFSPEDLDLIRGDPSNRRDFLDRLLITRSPRLAGVISDYERIVKQRNALLKTRAPRSALIPWDEQLISVGSVLTTERINLCELLNPLTSENYANLNEVRPLVISYKSSTNELSNNLKQNREILALRLEEVQYQEVERGVTLIGPHRDDLHLQLGEFPAKGYASHGESWSIAISLRLGAFNLLRNEGAEPILILDDVFSELDTFRRAQLMQATQVAEQTIITTAVESDLPVGLETERLYVQLGQVMDVRT from the coding sequence ATGCGTATAAATCATCTATCTCTCAAAGATTTTAGGTCTTACTCGCAACTAGACTTAAATCTTAATCCTGGGGCAACGACATTTATTGGGGATAATGGATCCGGTAAAACCAATATTGCCGAGGCTATTATTTACCTGTCTTTTCTTACCTCCCCCCGTGTCTCGCACAATCAACCACTTATTCGCCTGGGCTCTAATCAAGCAATCATCCGAGCAGAAATCGAGCGAGAAGAACGGAAACTCCAAGTAGATCTTGAAATAAATGTGCAGAAAGCAAATCGTGCCCGGCTCAACCAGAACCCGGTACGTAGCCAGAGAGAAATTCTAGGTGCCTGTCAAAGTGTTTACTTTTCACCAGAAGACCTAGATTTAATCCGTGGCGATCCATCTAACCGTAGAGATTTTCTTGATCGCCTTCTTATAACAAGGTCTCCGCGTCTAGCGGGTGTTATCAGCGATTACGAAAGAATTGTTAAACAACGTAATGCATTACTAAAAACGCGAGCTCCAAGAAGTGCACTTATCCCATGGGATGAGCAACTTATTTCGGTTGGCTCTGTCTTAACGACCGAACGGATAAATCTCTGTGAATTACTTAACCCACTAACTTCGGAAAATTATGCAAACCTTAATGAAGTTCGCCCTTTAGTTATCTCATACAAGTCATCAACCAATGAACTCTCTAATAATCTCAAGCAGAACAGAGAGATTCTCGCCTTACGGTTAGAAGAGGTCCAGTACCAAGAAGTGGAGCGGGGGGTTACATTAATCGGTCCGCATAGAGATGACCTACACTTACAACTTGGAGAATTTCCCGCCAAAGGATACGCCAGCCATGGAGAGTCTTGGTCGATAGCGATCTCGTTACGCCTTGGTGCATTCAACCTCTTGCGAAACGAGGGAGCGGAGCCGATACTTATTCTCGACGACGTGTTCTCTGAATTAGACACCTTCCGAAGGGCGCAACTTATGCAGGCAACACAAGTTGCAGAGCAGACGATTATCACCACCGCCGTTGAAAGTGATCTTCCTGTGGGACTTGAGACAGAACGGCTCTATGTCCAACTTGGTCAAGTGATGGATGTGAGGACTTAA